The following are encoded in a window of Sphingobium sp. AP49 genomic DNA:
- a CDS encoding response regulator transcription factor: protein MTADRLLVIVEDDEAFARTLKRSFERRGYVVLVADSHAMLEALLKDQRPGYAVVDLKLGPESGLVCVQTLHAHDPAMLIVVLTGFASIATAVEAIKLGATNYLAKPSNTDDIEAAFARSGGDPAAPLAPRPTSIKTLEWEHIHEVLKDCDFNISETARRLGMHRRTLARKLAKRQVG, encoded by the coding sequence ATGACGGCTGACCGCCTGCTGGTCATCGTGGAGGATGACGAAGCCTTCGCACGGACCCTCAAGCGCTCGTTCGAGCGGCGCGGCTATGTCGTATTGGTCGCCGACAGCCATGCCATGCTTGAAGCCCTGCTGAAGGATCAGCGGCCCGGCTATGCCGTAGTCGACCTCAAGCTCGGCCCCGAATCCGGCCTGGTCTGCGTCCAGACCCTCCATGCCCATGATCCCGCGATGCTGATCGTCGTCCTGACCGGCTTTGCCAGCATTGCGACGGCGGTCGAGGCGATCAAGCTGGGCGCCACCAACTATCTCGCCAAGCCGTCCAACACCGACGATATCGAGGCCGCCTTTGCCCGCTCCGGCGGTGACCCGGCCGCCCCGCTCGCGCCGCGCCCGACCTCGATCAAGACGCTCGAATGGGAACATATCCACGAAGTGCTGAAGGATTGCGACTTCAACATCTCCGAAACCGCCCGGCGGCTGGGCATGCACCGCCGTACTCTCGCCCGCAAGCTGGCCAAGCGGCAGGTCGGCTGA
- a CDS encoding ATP-binding cassette domain-containing protein, whose translation MPLTATGQRIILSDVHLSYGSQPVLRGLTLHVDAGEIYALLGGNGAGKSTTISTLLGFARPDGGIVSVAGHDPAKEPDEAREQIAYVPENVALYEHLTARENAAYLLALAARHPTPQDIDGAFEATGLQPSAWDKRLGGFSKGMRQKVAIAIALLREVPVLLLDEPSSGLDPRATADFNRLVHDVARKGAAVLMVTHDLLSAADIADRIGFLEAGRIVEEAAAQGADRFDVRDLHRKFARKAIAA comes from the coding sequence ATGCCCCTGACCGCCACCGGCCAGCGCATTATCCTGTCCGACGTTCACCTATCCTATGGCAGCCAGCCCGTGCTGCGCGGCCTGACTCTGCATGTCGACGCGGGGGAAATCTATGCGCTGCTGGGCGGCAATGGCGCGGGCAAGTCGACTACGATCTCGACCCTGCTGGGCTTTGCCCGGCCCGACGGCGGCATCGTGTCGGTGGCGGGCCATGATCCGGCCAAAGAGCCGGACGAGGCGCGCGAGCAGATCGCCTATGTGCCCGAAAATGTCGCCCTATACGAACATCTCACGGCACGCGAAAATGCCGCCTATCTGCTGGCACTGGCCGCCCGTCACCCCACCCCGCAGGATATTGACGGCGCGTTCGAGGCGACCGGTCTTCAGCCATCGGCTTGGGACAAGCGACTGGGCGGCTTTTCCAAGGGGATGCGGCAGAAGGTGGCGATCGCCATCGCCTTGCTGCGTGAAGTGCCGGTGCTGCTGCTCGACGAGCCTTCATCCGGTCTCGATCCGCGTGCGACCGCCGATTTCAATAGGCTGGTCCATGATGTCGCACGCAAGGGCGCGGCTGTGCTGATGGTCACCCACGACCTGCTCTCCGCCGCCGATATTGCCGACCGCATCGGTTTCCTCGAAGCTGGCCGCATCGTCGAGGAGGCTGCAGCACAGGGTGCGGACCGTTTCGATGTGCGCGACCTGCATCGCAAGTTCGCGCGAAAGGCCATCGCCGCATGA
- a CDS encoding carboxylesterase family protein, with the protein MGARIIAGMTGLAALAAAGLQAASSPSAPTVMTGSGPVRGLALDNGAVFKGIPFAQDTGGAHRWTPPRPVTPWTQPRDATAFGPICPQPAREGRTDVPQSEDCLSLNIATPNLQPGKRPVLLLVHGGAFFVGSGAELFDDAARIYNPRGILVVSLNYRLGRLGFFSHPGLRAGQPGVATGNYWLMDQIAGLNWVHANIARFGGDPAQVTIMGCSAGGSSINALMAAPAARGLFARASAHSGGGLNNATRPRDQAEREGVAFAVRAGSPGEGADAIIRLRALDPAAVMAADPGPPNFGAVVDGQTITQETAIAFARGDIARVPYIAGSTSNEASVFGLMGFDEKILRERFGIDLAAVRNIYDPAGTMPAAELLRQVQTDFIFTAAASATAALAARHQPAWSYHFAYVPPAERATMPGAPHCADFGYTLGAAKASDNPENAGIARQMQDYWTNFITTGNPNGAGLPAWPRYQGAHRAPLLIDRTIAAAPDFRAAQLRYWQQQWADRTGQARP; encoded by the coding sequence ATGGGCGCACGCATCATCGCGGGCATGACGGGTCTTGCGGCGCTGGCCGCGGCTGGGTTGCAGGCGGCCTCGTCGCCCTCCGCACCGACCGTCATGACCGGCTCCGGCCCGGTGCGCGGTCTCGCTCTGGACAACGGCGCCGTCTTCAAGGGCATTCCCTTCGCGCAGGATACCGGTGGCGCCCATCGCTGGACGCCCCCGCGCCCGGTCACGCCCTGGACACAGCCGCGCGACGCCACCGCCTTCGGCCCGATCTGCCCCCAGCCCGCGCGCGAGGGGCGGACCGATGTGCCGCAGAGCGAGGATTGCCTCTCGCTCAACATCGCCACGCCCAACCTGCAACCGGGCAAGCGCCCGGTCCTGCTGCTGGTCCATGGCGGCGCCTTCTTCGTCGGCTCGGGCGCCGAACTGTTCGACGATGCGGCGCGCATCTATAATCCGCGCGGCATATTGGTCGTCTCGCTCAACTATCGGCTGGGTCGGCTCGGCTTCTTCTCCCATCCCGGCCTGCGCGCCGGACAGCCCGGTGTCGCGACCGGCAATTACTGGCTGATGGACCAGATTGCGGGCCTCAACTGGGTCCATGCCAATATCGCCCGCTTCGGCGGCGATCCCGCGCAGGTGACGATCATGGGCTGCTCGGCCGGCGGCTCTAGCATCAACGCCTTGATGGCCGCGCCGGCGGCGCGCGGCCTGTTCGCCCGGGCCAGCGCGCATTCGGGCGGCGGCCTCAACAATGCCACCCGCCCCCGCGACCAGGCCGAGCGGGAGGGTGTCGCCTTCGCTGTCCGCGCCGGCAGCCCGGGCGAAGGCGCCGACGCCATCATCCGGCTGCGTGCGCTCGATCCCGCTGCGGTGATGGCCGCCGATCCCGGCCCGCCCAATTTCGGCGCGGTGGTCGATGGCCAGACCATCACGCAGGAAACCGCCATCGCCTTTGCCCGGGGCGACATCGCCCGCGTGCCCTATATTGCCGGATCGACCAGCAACGAAGCCAGCGTGTTCGGCCTGATGGGCTTTGACGAAAAGATACTGAGGGAGCGCTTCGGCATCGACCTCGCCGCCGTCCGCAATATCTATGACCCCGCCGGCACGATGCCGGCCGCCGAACTGCTGCGCCAGGTCCAGACCGACTTCATCTTCACCGCTGCCGCCAGCGCCACGGCCGCGCTCGCCGCCCGGCATCAACCGGCCTGGTCCTATCATTTCGCCTATGTCCCGCCAGCCGAACGCGCCACCATGCCCGGTGCGCCACACTGCGCCGATTTCGGCTACACGCTGGGCGCGGCCAAGGCGTCCGACAATCCGGAAAATGCCGGCATTGCCCGCCAGATGCAGGATTATTGGACGAACTTCATCACGACCGGCAACCCCAACGGCGCTGGTCTGCCCGCCTGGCCACGCTATCAGGGCGCCCATCGCGCGCCGCTGCTGATCGACCGGACCATCGCCGCCGCACCCGATTTTCGCGCCGCACAGTTGCGCTACTGGCAACAACAATGGGCCGACCGCACCGGGCAGGCGCGCCCCTGA
- a CDS encoding TonB-dependent receptor — MPIQFLQRGRAASACSRRFRHIAFALPLAAGLACLPAEAQTGDALHHPEEGDNAITVTGVRQSYRGDFAMREIPQAITQIDAETLQQNNILRLTDALDMNASVVRQNTLGGLWDSFAVRGFAGDENMPSGYLVNGFNAGRGFGGQRDVAGIERVDVLKGPSAALMGRGEPGGTINLVTKQAEIGRTFGSGALQFGSYDRFRVDADANLALTGGITARLIGYYEKGDTFRDHVEQKRWGFLPSIGIALGEKTRLTYDFEWTRVEVPFDRGIVVLDNDFHTVPRSRFLGEPGDGDTVARATSHQLRLEHQFNDDWSLLVGASHRDTLLTGFSSDAETVASRQTLYRDGHSLSRQRRSRRYDAEHNVARAEIAGSFETGALRHRVLIGGDFDHFRYDNYFTRFRPPLLSSSPSDQAAYVIDIDDPAYGRYPLPATTVTTNRLDSQRSFGFYVQDQIELTDRLQIRVGGRYDNLTLEVENRLLAVPSRFNDRKFSRFSPQAGIVYALSKPISLYAAYGQGYRANVGADFHNAIFDPETSESIEVGAKLMALGGALTGTLSVYQLTKDNVLASDANNPGFSVAIGKARSRGAELDINGHLSGDVDVMLSYAYTDAEARSRVLDPNYSFQINPGDPLINIPRHNLNMQVAKHFTIGDREAQLGAGLQYVGKRSGETGTDFMLPAHRLVRLFGNIQLIDEVELFGTVSNLFNAEWYASSYAAMWVQPGTPRTATVGLRARF; from the coding sequence ATGCCGATCCAGTTCCTGCAGCGCGGCCGTGCTGCGTCCGCCTGTTCCCGCCGGTTCCGCCATATTGCGTTCGCGCTGCCGCTAGCCGCTGGCCTTGCCTGCCTTCCAGCTGAGGCCCAGACGGGCGACGCACTCCATCATCCAGAGGAAGGCGACAATGCGATTACCGTGACGGGGGTCCGCCAGTCCTATCGCGGCGATTTTGCGATGCGCGAAATTCCCCAGGCGATCACGCAGATCGATGCCGAGACGCTGCAGCAGAATAACATCCTGCGCCTCACCGACGCGCTGGACATGAACGCGTCCGTCGTGCGCCAGAACACGCTCGGCGGCCTGTGGGACAGCTTTGCCGTGCGGGGCTTTGCCGGCGATGAGAACATGCCCAGCGGCTATCTGGTCAACGGCTTCAATGCCGGCCGGGGCTTTGGCGGCCAGCGCGACGTAGCCGGAATCGAGCGGGTGGACGTGCTCAAGGGGCCGTCGGCCGCGTTGATGGGCCGTGGCGAGCCGGGTGGCACGATCAATCTGGTGACCAAGCAGGCGGAAATCGGCCGGACCTTTGGCAGCGGGGCGCTGCAATTTGGCAGCTATGATCGCTTTCGCGTCGATGCCGACGCCAATCTGGCATTGACCGGCGGCATCACCGCACGGCTGATCGGCTATTATGAGAAGGGCGACACGTTCCGCGACCATGTGGAACAGAAGCGCTGGGGCTTCCTGCCGTCGATCGGCATTGCGCTGGGCGAAAAGACGCGCCTGACCTACGATTTTGAATGGACCCGTGTGGAGGTGCCTTTCGATCGCGGCATTGTCGTCCTGGACAATGATTTTCATACCGTGCCGCGGTCTCGGTTCCTTGGTGAACCGGGCGATGGCGACACGGTCGCCCGTGCGACCAGCCACCAGTTGCGACTGGAGCATCAGTTCAATGACGACTGGAGCCTGTTGGTCGGCGCCAGTCATCGCGATACGCTGCTGACCGGCTTCTCGTCCGACGCGGAGACGGTCGCATCGCGGCAGACGCTGTATAGGGATGGCCATTCGCTTTCGCGTCAGCGACGCTCGCGCCGTTATGATGCAGAACATAATGTGGCCCGCGCCGAAATTGCCGGCAGCTTCGAGACCGGGGCGCTGCGCCATCGCGTGCTGATCGGCGGTGATTTCGATCATTTCCGCTATGATAATTATTTCACGCGCTTTCGCCCGCCATTGCTGAGCAGTTCGCCGAGCGATCAGGCCGCCTATGTCATCGACATCGATGATCCGGCCTATGGTCGATATCCGCTGCCCGCGACCACGGTGACGACCAACCGGCTGGATAGCCAGCGCAGCTTCGGCTTCTATGTGCAGGACCAGATCGAGCTGACCGACCGGTTGCAGATCCGTGTAGGCGGCCGCTATGACAATCTGACGCTGGAAGTCGAAAATCGCCTGCTTGCCGTGCCGAGCCGGTTCAACGATCGCAAGTTCAGTCGTTTCAGTCCGCAGGCCGGCATCGTCTATGCACTGAGCAAGCCGATCAGCCTATATGCCGCCTATGGCCAGGGCTATCGCGCCAATGTTGGCGCCGATTTCCACAATGCCATCTTCGATCCCGAGACCAGCGAGTCGATCGAGGTCGGCGCCAAGCTGATGGCGCTGGGTGGCGCGTTGACCGGCACGCTGTCCGTCTATCAGCTGACCAAGGACAATGTGCTGGCGAGCGACGCCAATAATCCCGGCTTTTCGGTCGCAATCGGCAAGGCGCGCAGCCGGGGGGCGGAATTGGATATCAACGGCCATCTGTCCGGTGATGTCGATGTGATGCTGAGCTATGCCTATACCGATGCGGAGGCGCGATCGCGCGTCCTCGATCCCAATTATTCCTTCCAGATCAATCCTGGCGATCCGCTGATCAACATTCCCCGGCATAATCTCAACATGCAGGTGGCGAAGCATTTCACCATCGGCGATCGCGAGGCGCAATTGGGGGCGGGCCTGCAATATGTCGGCAAGCGTTCGGGCGAGACCGGCACCGATTTCATGCTGCCCGCGCACAGGCTGGTTCGCCTGTTCGGCAATATCCAACTGATCGACGAGGTCGAGCTGTTCGGTACGGTCAGCAACCTGTTCAATGCCGAATGGTATGCCAGCAGCTATGCCGCAATGTGGGTGCAACCAGGCACGCCGCGTACCGCCACCGTCGGCTTGCGCGCCCGCTTCTGA
- a CDS encoding DUF3526 domain-containing protein has product MSAILLIARDELRLMRRNRVAVIAFALLVLLTFAAALISWSHQSGIAETRARFQAQAAQEFDAQPDRHPHRMVHFGNFIFRPLPPLAAFDPGVDAFTGNSMFLEGHRQNSANFGDVRQSSLLVRFGQLTPAFVLQVIAPLLLVFLGYGAVARERERGTLRQMLVQGVSARALVMGKLLALAAIAALVGFPALVAFLLIAGQPGALAAPMLVIVLGYGTYLALWSIIVILISALVRRGRDALLALLALWAVLVILLPRVAPDIAAEVHALPTRLETDIAIQQDLHRLGDAHNPDDPFFNAFKQKLLRKYGVSGVEYLPVNYNGLLAVEGEKLTSRLFDDYANRSFAIQQAQSRLADLFGIVSPTISLRQLSMAAAGTDLKGHRRFLAQAETYRYAMVQHLNQLQADAVSYADDKAKDAGADQRKRISADHWRTIPQFRFKPATADDLVKASLPGLGPLFAWLVLALLTLLPVAHQMQKARP; this is encoded by the coding sequence ATGAGCGCCATCCTTCTGATCGCCCGTGACGAATTGCGACTGATGCGACGCAATCGCGTCGCCGTCATCGCCTTCGCGCTGCTCGTCCTGCTGACGTTTGCGGCCGCCCTCATCAGTTGGTCGCACCAGAGCGGCATTGCCGAGACCCGCGCCCGTTTCCAGGCCCAGGCCGCCCAGGAATTCGATGCACAGCCCGACCGGCATCCGCACCGCATGGTCCATTTCGGCAATTTCATCTTCCGCCCGCTGCCGCCGCTCGCCGCCTTTGATCCGGGCGTCGATGCCTTCACGGGCAACAGCATGTTCCTGGAAGGCCATCGCCAGAACAGCGCGAATTTCGGCGATGTCCGCCAATCCTCGCTGCTGGTCCGCTTCGGCCAGTTGACCCCGGCCTTCGTGCTGCAGGTGATCGCCCCCCTGTTGCTGGTCTTCCTCGGCTATGGCGCTGTCGCGCGCGAACGGGAACGCGGCACATTGCGGCAGATGCTGGTACAGGGCGTGTCCGCGCGCGCGCTCGTCATGGGCAAACTGCTGGCGCTCGCCGCCATCGCCGCGCTCGTCGGCTTCCCCGCCCTGGTCGCCTTCCTGCTGATCGCGGGGCAACCCGGCGCGCTGGCCGCACCGATGCTGGTAATCGTGCTTGGTTATGGCACCTATCTGGCGCTCTGGTCGATCATCGTCATCCTGATTTCCGCGCTGGTGCGGCGCGGGCGTGACGCATTGCTGGCGCTGCTCGCGCTCTGGGCGGTGCTGGTCATCCTGCTGCCGCGCGTCGCGCCCGACATCGCGGCCGAAGTCCATGCCCTGCCCACCCGGCTCGAGACCGACATCGCCATCCAGCAGGATCTGCATCGGCTGGGCGACGCGCATAATCCCGACGATCCCTTCTTCAACGCTTTCAAGCAAAAACTGCTACGCAAATATGGCGTCAGCGGGGTCGAGTATCTGCCCGTCAATTATAACGGCCTGCTCGCGGTCGAGGGCGAGAAGCTGACATCGCGCCTGTTTGACGATTATGCAAACCGCAGCTTTGCGATCCAGCAGGCGCAAAGCCGGCTGGCCGACCTCTTCGGCATCGTCAGTCCCACCATTTCGCTACGCCAGTTGTCGATGGCAGCCGCCGGCACCGACCTCAAGGGGCATCGCCGCTTCCTCGCCCAGGCGGAAACCTATCGCTACGCCATGGTGCAGCATCTCAACCAGTTGCAGGCCGATGCGGTCAGCTATGCCGATGACAAGGCCAAGGATGCCGGCGCCGACCAGCGCAAGCGCATCTCCGCCGACCATTGGCGGACGATCCCGCAATTTCGGTTCAAGCCCGCAACCGCCGATGATCTGGTGAAAGCCAGCCTGCCAGGCCTCGGTCCGCTGTTCGCCTGGCTGGTGCTGGCATTGCTGACACTGCTGCCCGTCGCACATCAAATGCAGAAAGCCCGTCCATGA
- a CDS encoding M14 family metallopeptidase — MSKRMSRLLGFAALCVAGAAAAQQPSPAPLPELPASVLPPALPWSGSSEKLIAGKDDPWITPAEQAGFATTPRYAEVEAWLKRLDAASPLISLESFGRTGEGRDMLLVRASKGRDASGAAKPDVLVQAGIHAGEIDGKDAGLMLLRDIALRGKDGLLDKVDLVFVPVYNIDGHEQMSRWNFPALRGPAEKGYVGNSRNINLNRDYAKADAPETRAMIGLLRRLDPILYVDCHVSDGFDMQYDISFTYAGWGRYAYHRATADWLQDRFGPNVTAALEKAGHIPTIYPSPIDTREPTRGIRQAPEGPRYSTGYGDFIGVPTVLVENHMMKPYRQRVLGTYVLLEAALKLAGQDADMIARAKASDRASRPGEMLTRWKPAAQPIGWIEQFKGVAFDTYVSPATGRREQKWLGRPVHWRMPIIGQEPVEQVRLPKAWWVPAAQADVIDRLALHGIRYAVLDAPRTLALDRVRLVDPRSMPVRDARIPLETQLRHETVTETLPAGTVRISADQPLGLLAAALLEPESQDSFLAWGFFPEILAAPSGAEDFVRAPMVEALLERGAEVRAAFQAKLAADPDFAADADARLDWLYGQLPDRSPHHLIYPVRRER; from the coding sequence ATGAGCAAGAGGATGTCGCGCCTCCTGGGTTTCGCTGCCTTGTGTGTCGCCGGTGCCGCTGCCGCACAGCAGCCGTCACCGGCGCCCTTGCCGGAGTTGCCCGCGTCGGTGCTGCCGCCGGCTTTGCCCTGGTCCGGCAGCAGCGAGAAACTGATTGCCGGCAAAGACGATCCCTGGATCACGCCCGCCGAACAGGCAGGGTTCGCCACGACGCCGCGCTATGCCGAGGTCGAGGCCTGGCTGAAACGGCTGGATGCAGCCTCTCCCCTCATCAGCCTGGAAAGCTTCGGCCGCACCGGCGAAGGGCGCGACATGCTGCTGGTACGGGCAAGCAAGGGCAGGGATGCGTCGGGCGCCGCAAAACCTGACGTGCTGGTGCAGGCTGGTATCCATGCCGGCGAGATCGACGGCAAGGATGCCGGCCTGATGCTGCTGCGCGACATTGCGCTGCGTGGCAAGGATGGGCTGCTCGACAAGGTCGATCTTGTCTTCGTGCCGGTCTATAATATCGACGGGCATGAGCAGATGAGCCGCTGGAACTTCCCGGCGCTGCGCGGCCCGGCGGAAAAGGGCTATGTCGGCAACAGCCGCAACATCAACCTGAACCGCGACTATGCGAAGGCCGATGCGCCCGAAACTCGCGCCATGATCGGCCTGCTGCGCCGGCTGGACCCGATCCTCTATGTCGATTGCCATGTCAGCGACGGCTTCGACATGCAATATGACATCAGCTTCACCTATGCCGGTTGGGGCCGCTATGCCTATCATCGCGCCACCGCCGACTGGCTGCAGGATCGCTTTGGGCCGAACGTGACGGCGGCGCTGGAAAAGGCGGGGCATATTCCCACCATCTATCCCAGCCCGATCGATACCCGCGAACCGACCAGGGGCATCCGCCAGGCGCCCGAAGGGCCGCGCTATTCGACCGGCTATGGCGACTTCATCGGCGTGCCGACGGTGCTGGTCGAAAATCACATGATGAAGCCCTATCGCCAGCGGGTGCTGGGCACCTATGTGCTGCTCGAAGCGGCGCTGAAGCTGGCCGGACAGGATGCCGACATGATCGCCCGCGCCAAGGCGAGCGACCGGGCATCGCGCCCGGGCGAGATGCTGACCCGCTGGAAGCCCGCCGCGCAGCCGATCGGCTGGATCGAGCAGTTCAAGGGGGTGGCGTTCGACACCTATGTCTCTCCCGCGACGGGGCGCAGGGAGCAGAAATGGCTGGGGCGGCCGGTGCATTGGCGGATGCCGATCATCGGCCAGGAACCGGTCGAGCAGGTGCGCCTGCCCAAGGCCTGGTGGGTGCCGGCGGCGCAGGCCGATGTGATCGACCGGCTGGCACTGCACGGTATCCGTTATGCGGTGCTGGATGCGCCACGCACTTTGGCGCTCGATCGGGTGCGGCTGGTCGATCCCCGGTCGATGCCGGTGCGCGATGCCCGCATCCCACTGGAGACGCAATTGCGGCACGAGACGGTGACGGAAACGCTGCCGGCCGGGACAGTTCGCATATCTGCGGATCAGCCGCTGGGCCTGTTGGCGGCGGCGTTGCTGGAACCCGAAAGCCAAGACAGTTTCCTCGCCTGGGGCTTCTTCCCGGAAATCCTGGCCGCGCCTTCGGGGGCGGAGGATTTCGTGCGCGCGCCGATGGTCGAAGCGCTGCTTGAGCGCGGCGCAGAGGTCCGTGCCGCGTTTCAGGCGAAGCTGGCAGCTGATCCGGATTTTGCCGCCGATGCCGATGCGCGGCTCGACTGGCTATATGGTCAGTTGCCTGATCGAAGCCCCCATCACCTCATCTATCCCGTGAGGAGAGAGCGCTGA